One genomic region from Prionailurus bengalensis isolate Pbe53 chromosome C1, Fcat_Pben_1.1_paternal_pri, whole genome shotgun sequence encodes:
- the ASNSD1 gene encoding asparagine synthetase domain-containing protein 1 produces the protein MCGICCSVSFSVEHFSKDLKGDLLYNLNRRGPNSSKQLLKSDVSYQCLFSGHVLHLRGVLTAQPVEDERGNVFLWNGEVFSGIKVEAEENDTQVMFNYLSSCKTESDILSLFSEVQGPWSFIYYQASSHHLWFGRDFFGRRSLLWHFSNLGRSFCLSSVGAQTSGVANQWQEVPASGIFRIDLKSPSISESVVLKLYPWKCISRENVTKECVNSLTQISANLPTFVSVVANEAKLYLKEPVVPLNMTLPQAPFEIYCSNIASVPPTRETLQVFLTDGHMKEVVQQFIDVLSIAVKRRVLCLPRGENLTQSEVLKSCDRKANVAILFSGGIDSMVIAALADHHVPLDEPIDLLNVAFMTKEKTILTGFNKKRKKQKNHCEMPSEEPSKNAAAAAAAGNNDDSSDKQFSVPDRISGRVGLKELQAANPSRTWNFVEINVSLEELQELRRTRICHLVQPLDTVLDDSIGCAVWFASRGIGWLVTQDEAKSYQSSAKVVLTGIGADEQLAGYSRHRVRFQTHGMEGLNKEIEMELGRISSRNLGRDDRVIGDHGKEARFPFLDENVVSFLNSLPVWEKANLTLPRGIGEKLILRLAAVELGLTTSPLLPKRAMQFGSRIAKMEKNNEKASDKCERLQVISLENLSIEKEIKT, from the exons ATGTGTGGCATTTGCTGTTCTGTAAGCTTTTCTGTTGAGCATTTCAGCAAAGATTTGAAAGGGGATTTACTGTATAATCTTAACCGACGGGGACCCAACAGTAGTAAACAGTTGTTAAAGTCTGATGTTAGCTACCAGTGTTTATTTTCTGGTCATGTCCTTCACTTAAGAGGTGTTTTGACTGCCCAGCCTGTGGAAGATGAAAGAGGCAATGTGTTCCTGTGGAATGGAGAAGTCTTTAGTGGCATAAAGGTTGAAGCTGAAGAAAATGATACCCAAGTAATGTTTAATTATCTTTCCTCTTGTAAGACTGAATCTGATATTTTGTCACTCTTCTCAGAAGTCCAGGGTCCTTGGTCTTTTATATATTACCAAGCATCTAGTCATCATTTATGGTTTGGTAGGGATTTTTTTGGTCGCCGTAGCTTGCTTTGGCATTTTAGTAATTTGGGCAGGAGTTTCTGCCTCTCTTCAGTTGGTGCCCAAACATCTGGAGTGGCCAACCAGTGGCAAGAAGTCCCAGCATCTGGAATTTTTAGAATTGATCTCAAGTCTCCTTCCATTTCCGAATCTGTGGTTTTAAAATTGTACCCTTGGAAATGTATTTCTAGGGAGAATGTTACCAAAGAATGTGTTAATAGCCTGACTCAAATTTCAGCAAACTTGCCAACATTTGTATCAGTGGTAGCAAATGAAGCCAAACTCTATCTTAAAGAACCTGTTGTTCCTTTAAATATGACGTTGCCACAAGCTCCATTTGAGATTTATTGCAGTAACATTGCTAGTGTCCCACCTACCAGGGAAACGCTTCAGGTCTTTCTTACTGATGGACACATGAAGGAAGTCGTTCAGCAGTTCATTGATGTCCTGAGTATCGCAGTGAAGAGACGTGTCTTATGTTTACCTAGGGGTGAAAACCTGACACAAAGTGAGGTTTTGAAAAGTTGTGATAGGAAAGCAAATGTTGCAATCCTGTTTTCTGGGGGTATTGATTCCATGGTTATTGCGGCCCTTGCTGACCATCATGTACCTTTAGATGAACCCATTGACCTTCTTAATGTGGCATTCATGACTAAAGAAAAGACCATACTAACTGGTTttaacaaaaagaggaaaaaacagaaaaatcattgtGAAATGCCTTCTGAAGAACCCTCTaaaaatgctgctgctgctgctgctgctggtaaCAATGATGATAGTTCTGATAAACAATTCAGTGTACCAGATCGTATCTCAGGAAGAGTGGGACTGAAGGAACTACAGGCTGCTAACCCTTCCCGGACTTGGAATTTTGTTGAAATTAATGTTTCTCTGGAAGAACTGCAAGAATTAAGAAGAACTCGAATATGCCACCTGGTTCAGCCCTTGGATACAGTGTTGGACGATAGCATTGGCTGTGCAGTCTGGTTTGCTTCTAGAGGAATTGGTTGGTTAGTGACCCAGGACGAAGCAAAATCATATCAGAGCAGCGCAAAG GTGGTTCTTACTGGAATCGGTGCTGATGAGCAACTTGCAGGTTATTCTCGTCACCGTGTCCGCTTTCAGACCCATGGAATGGAAGGATTAAATAAGGAAATCGAGATGGAACTGGGTCGAATTTCCTCTAGAAATCTTGGTCGTGATGACAGAGTTATTGGTGATCATGGAAAAGAAGCAAG atttcctTTCCTGGATGAAAATGTCGTCTCCTTTCTAAATTCCCTGCCAGTTTGGGAGAAGGCAAACTTGACTTTGCCCCGTGGAATTGGTGAAAAACTAATTTTGCGTCTTGCAGCAGTGGAACTTGGCTTAACAACCTCTCCTCTTCTGCCGAAACGGGCCATGCAGTTTGGATCCAGAAttgcaaaaatggaaaagaataacgAAAAGGCATCTGATAAATGTGAAAGGCTCCAGGTCATTTCCTTAGAAAACCTTTCTATTGAAAAGGAGattaaaacataa
- the ASDURF gene encoding ASNSD1 upstream open reading frame protein produces MPSRGSQPEDGAALSSADNSTPHKEDLSSKIKEQKIVVDELSNLKKNRKVYRQQQNSNIFFLADRTEMLSESKNILDELKKEYQEIENSEKTKIKK; encoded by the exons ATGCCCAGCCGTGGGTCTCAACCCGAGGACGGCGCTGCGCTGTCCTCTGCAGATAACTCGACCCCGCACAAGGAGGATCTTAGCAGCAAG attaaagaacaaaaaattgtTGTGGATGAACTTTCTAACCTGAAGAAGAACAGG AAAGTATATAGGCAGCAACAGAACAGCAACATATTCTTTCTTGCAGACCGAACAGAAATGCTTTCTGAAAGCAAAA ataTATTGGATGAACTGAAAAAAGAataccaagaaatagaaaactcagagaagaccaaaatcaagaaataa